The Alteripontixanthobacter sp. genome has a window encoding:
- the trpS gene encoding tryptophan--tRNA ligase: protein MRVVSGIQPTGNLHLGNYLGAIRNWVAMQDGMEGGNQCLFFLADLHAISQPHVPAELRAGTLEMAAALVACGIDPDRSILFNQAQVPAHAELQWLLNGTARMGWLNRMTQFKDKAGKHREGASIALFAYPVLQAADVLLYQATHVPVGDDQKQHLELARDIAQKFNNDFASPDAPIFTLPDPIMPPEAARIMSLRDGTAKMSKSDVSDLSRINLNDDADTIMKKIKKAKTDPEPLPSEAAGLEGRAEALNLVTIYAAIAGQDVATVLAEHGGEGFGKFKPALGEVLVETLSPISERFRELKADRESLDAILARGAAKARELAGPTLANAYEALGLVRG, encoded by the coding sequence ATGCGCGTAGTTTCCGGCATACAGCCCACGGGCAACCTTCATCTGGGCAATTATCTCGGTGCCATCCGCAATTGGGTGGCGATGCAGGACGGGATGGAGGGCGGCAATCAATGCCTGTTCTTCCTGGCCGACCTCCACGCCATTTCGCAGCCGCACGTTCCGGCGGAACTGCGCGCAGGCACGCTGGAAATGGCCGCCGCGCTGGTGGCCTGCGGGATCGATCCGGATCGATCCATCCTGTTCAACCAGGCGCAGGTTCCCGCCCATGCGGAGCTGCAATGGCTACTGAACGGCACCGCTCGGATGGGCTGGTTGAACCGCATGACGCAGTTCAAGGACAAGGCGGGCAAGCACCGCGAAGGGGCCAGCATCGCGCTGTTCGCCTATCCCGTGCTGCAGGCTGCCGACGTGCTCCTTTATCAGGCGACCCACGTGCCTGTGGGTGACGACCAGAAACAACACCTCGAACTAGCCCGCGACATCGCGCAGAAATTCAATAACGACTTCGCATCGCCCGATGCGCCGATATTTACCCTGCCCGATCCGATCATGCCGCCCGAAGCAGCGCGGATCATGTCGCTGCGCGATGGGACGGCCAAAATGAGCAAATCGGACGTCAGCGATCTCAGCCGCATCAATCTCAACGACGATGCCGATACGATCATGAAGAAGATCAAGAAGGCCAAGACCGATCCCGAACCGCTGCCGAGCGAGGCTGCCGGACTGGAAGGACGAGCAGAGGCGCTCAATCTGGTCACGATCTACGCCGCGATTGCCGGTCAGGATGTGGCCACGGTACTAGCTGAACATGGCGGCGAAGGCTTCGGCAAGTTCAAGCCCGCTCTGGGCGAGGTGCTGGTCGAAACGCTCAGCCCGATTTCGGAGCGTTTCCGCGAATTGAAGGCGGACCGCGAATCGCTCGACGCTATCCTGGCCCGCGGCGCAGCGAAAGCGCGTGAACTGGCCGGGCCGACGTTGGCCAATGCCTATGAAGCGCTGGGGCTGGTGCGCGGCTGA
- the murJ gene encoding murein biosynthesis integral membrane protein MurJ, whose amino-acid sequence MSLLKNVGTIGGLTMVSRVFGFARDILLARVLGAGGVADAWQLAFQLPNIFRRLFAEGAFASAFVPLFNRHMTDGESEARRFASEVLAILLPILILFGAIIMFAMPWILYQFSSDELAADPENSPLAVTMGRIAFPYLLFMSLATLTAAVLNSLSRFAAAAAAPIILNICLLTALTWGLLQGDGENTRQATGLWLAIAVSVSGLLQLAWLTFWMRRGGFTIPLSRPRITDRVKELGILVLPAIFGAGVYQISRFIDLFFLGVLPEGSITYLAMADRWNQLPLGIIGIALGTAILPALSRFIAREEGEQAQRLQSNAVELAMLLTVPAAVALFFTGGAFVRVFMQGGEFTASDAAITGTVVSGLVIGLPAYVLVKVLTPNFFARKDTRTPVYTAAVSLLVTVGLNLLLVPRIGVLALAVSGAIGAWTNTALLYFILVRRGFFKLTARVVSRLLRIALAAAAMGAVLWWLMGRIDPWFGATLGEGLAGLALLGAAGLATYGAGAALLGVLDRSTVQRLMRRQT is encoded by the coding sequence ATGAGCCTGCTCAAAAATGTCGGGACGATCGGCGGGCTGACCATGGTCAGCCGGGTGTTCGGCTTTGCCCGCGACATCCTGCTGGCGCGTGTTCTCGGCGCCGGCGGGGTAGCGGATGCATGGCAGCTGGCGTTTCAGCTGCCCAATATCTTCCGCCGCCTGTTCGCCGAGGGCGCCTTCGCCAGCGCCTTCGTGCCCTTGTTCAACCGCCACATGACCGATGGCGAGAGCGAGGCGCGGCGATTCGCCAGCGAGGTGCTGGCGATATTGCTGCCGATCCTGATCCTGTTCGGTGCGATCATCATGTTCGCGATGCCGTGGATCCTCTACCAGTTCTCCAGCGACGAACTGGCTGCCGATCCGGAAAATTCCCCGCTGGCGGTTACGATGGGGCGCATCGCGTTCCCCTATCTGCTGTTCATGAGCCTGGCCACGCTGACCGCCGCGGTGCTCAATTCGCTGTCGCGCTTTGCCGCTGCGGCGGCTGCGCCGATCATCCTGAATATTTGTCTGCTGACCGCGCTTACCTGGGGCCTGCTGCAGGGCGATGGCGAGAATACGCGGCAGGCGACCGGTCTGTGGCTGGCCATCGCGGTGTCGGTATCGGGCCTGCTTCAACTCGCATGGCTGACCTTCTGGATGCGGCGCGGGGGCTTTACCATTCCGCTGTCGCGCCCGCGCATCACCGACCGGGTGAAGGAGCTGGGCATACTCGTCCTGCCCGCCATTTTCGGGGCTGGCGTGTACCAGATCAGCCGCTTTATCGACCTGTTCTTCCTGGGCGTATTGCCCGAAGGATCGATTACCTACCTCGCGATGGCAGACCGCTGGAACCAGTTGCCGCTGGGGATTATCGGAATCGCGCTCGGCACCGCGATCCTGCCAGCGCTCAGCCGGTTTATCGCGCGCGAGGAAGGCGAGCAGGCGCAGCGGCTGCAATCGAACGCGGTGGAGCTTGCCATGCTGCTTACCGTACCTGCGGCGGTTGCGCTGTTCTTTACCGGCGGCGCGTTCGTGCGGGTGTTCATGCAAGGCGGCGAGTTTACCGCGAGCGATGCGGCGATCACCGGGACGGTGGTGTCCGGCCTTGTGATCGGGCTTCCCGCTTATGTGCTTGTGAAAGTTCTGACCCCGAATTTCTTCGCGCGCAAGGATACCCGCACCCCGGTCTATACCGCTGCCGTGTCGCTGCTCGTCACGGTGGGGCTGAACCTGCTGCTGGTGCCGCGAATCGGTGTGCTGGCGCTGGCGGTTTCGGGCGCGATCGGCGCGTGGACCAATACCGCGCTGCTTTATTTCATCCTGGTGCGGCGCGGCTTCTTCAAGCTGACTGCGCGCGTCGTATCACGCCTGCTGCGTATCGCGCTGGCCGCTGCGGCGATGGGGGCGGTGCTATGGTGGCTGATGGGGCGGATCGATCCGTGGTTTGGGGCCACGTTGGGTGAAGGGCTGGCCGGCCTTGCGCTGTTGGGCGCGGCGGGCCTTGCGACCTATGGTGCAGGCGCTGCGCTGCTCGGCGTGCTTGACCGCAGCACCGTGCAGCGGCTTATGCGCAGGCAGACTTAA
- a CDS encoding murein transglycosylase A: MRWGRIEGWGLLAAAMLLAGCATKAPPQPITVAPGVQASVTSAIFSGIAAGPTIGSLALRQDDAGPALTSFIESCPKLLIRKDASGLTRPEDWQAPCRSAMGWPYGRADDFFESQFETVRVGDGLAFATGYFEPEIAGSRTRRPGFATPVYAIPPDLIRAWPGDMPEAEREGRPPLGRYDESGAFVPYYDRAEIEEGALAGRGLELAWAADPVELFFLQIQGSGRLRTPEGEVIRIGYSGQNGRGYTAIGRVMRDRGLLGEEPGQFAPTMQGIMQYLRQYPEAGRDLMRENKSWIFFRLLEGDGPLGALEVPVRGGSSVAADPNFVPLGAPVWLRLDRPEAGGLWIAQDTGGAIKGANRFDTFWGAGPDARETAGGMSARGQALVLVPKGTLARLSGTEEDQ; the protein is encoded by the coding sequence ATGCGATGGGGGCGGATCGAAGGCTGGGGTCTGCTGGCCGCCGCAATGTTGCTGGCAGGCTGCGCGACAAAGGCTCCCCCGCAGCCGATCACCGTCGCGCCGGGCGTCCAGGCCAGCGTTACCAGCGCAATTTTTTCCGGGATCGCTGCGGGACCGACCATCGGCTCGCTGGCTCTGCGGCAGGACGATGCCGGACCCGCGCTGACCTCATTCATCGAAAGCTGTCCCAAGTTGCTGATCCGCAAGGATGCCAGCGGCTTGACCCGGCCGGAGGATTGGCAGGCACCTTGCCGATCGGCAATGGGCTGGCCCTATGGCCGCGCCGACGACTTCTTCGAATCGCAGTTCGAAACCGTGCGCGTGGGCGATGGGCTGGCATTCGCCACCGGCTATTTCGAACCCGAAATCGCGGGCAGTCGCACCCGCAGGCCGGGCTTCGCCACGCCGGTTTACGCCATCCCGCCCGACCTCATCCGCGCCTGGCCCGGCGACATGCCCGAAGCCGAGCGCGAGGGCCGCCCGCCGCTGGGCCGCTATGATGAAAGCGGCGCATTCGTTCCGTATTACGACCGGGCCGAAATCGAGGAAGGCGCACTGGCCGGTCGCGGGCTGGAACTGGCTTGGGCAGCGGACCCGGTCGAGCTGTTCTTTCTGCAGATCCAGGGCAGCGGAAGGCTCCGCACCCCCGAGGGCGAGGTTATCCGCATCGGTTATTCCGGCCAGAATGGGCGTGGTTATACCGCCATCGGCCGGGTGATGCGCGATCGCGGGCTGCTGGGCGAGGAACCCGGCCAATTTGCGCCCACCATGCAGGGGATCATGCAATATTTGCGGCAATATCCCGAAGCTGGCCGCGACCTGATGCGCGAAAACAAAAGCTGGATTTTCTTTCGCCTGCTGGAAGGTGACGGGCCGCTCGGCGCGCTGGAAGTGCCAGTGCGCGGCGGGTCCAGCGTGGCGGCGGACCCTAATTTCGTGCCGCTCGGCGCGCCGGTATGGCTGCGGCTCGACCGGCCCGAGGCAGGCGGCTTGTGGATTGCGCAGGACACTGGCGGCGCGATCAAGGGGGCCAATCGCTTCGATACTTTCTGGGGTGCCGGTCCGGATGCGCGCGAGACCGCCGGCGGGATGAGTGCACGCGGACAAGCGCTGGTGCTGGTGCCGAAGGGCACGCTGGCGAGACTGTCGGGCACCGAAGAAGATCAATGA
- the dut gene encoding dUTP diphosphatase — MTDAVAVQVKRLPHGEGLDLPHYATVGAAGMDAVSAEDISLAPGERHAVTTGLALAIPPGYEIQVRPRSGLALKHGISVPNTPGTVDSDYRGELKVILINHGTEDFAVKRGDRVAQLVLAPVVRAAWDEVAELGDTQRGSGGFGSTGGHDKLR, encoded by the coding sequence ATGACTGATGCGGTTGCGGTGCAGGTAAAGCGTCTGCCACATGGCGAGGGGCTGGACTTGCCGCATTACGCCACCGTCGGCGCAGCCGGGATGGATGCGGTGTCGGCGGAGGACATATCGCTCGCGCCGGGAGAGCGCCACGCGGTCACCACCGGCCTCGCGCTGGCCATCCCGCCGGGGTATGAAATACAGGTGCGCCCGCGCAGCGGCCTGGCGCTGAAGCACGGTATCTCCGTGCCCAACACTCCCGGCACCGTGGATAGCGATTATCGCGGCGAGCTGAAGGTGATCCTGATCAATCACGGAACCGAAGATTTCGCGGTCAAGCGCGGCGACCGCGTGGCCCAGCTGGTGCTAGCTCCGGTGGTGCGGGCTGCGTGGGACGAAGTGGCGGAACTCGGCGATACGCAGCGAGGCAGCGGCGGCTTCGGTTCTACCGGCGGTCACGACAAGCTGCGATAA
- a CDS encoding phosphopantothenoylcysteine decarboxylase, with protein MGDQAAFRILLVVGGGIAAYKSCELVRLIRKGGGDVTCVVTEGGQQFVTPMALAALSENEVHTSLWNLKNEAEMGHIQLSREADLVVVCPATANMLAKMAMGIADDLATTLILATDKPVMAVPAMNVRMWQHDATQRNVHILRESGVRVVDPDVGAMACGEFGPGRLPDPEVIWDEIATLFGVDSGVARPVGENDGEGAGESETIAYSAQHGAEASAGLSGLLSSIIPRSLRDDTPAEVAADQADMERAELEQAEMERAALDAVPDTGGPLLARKGGANSAPPTDPEAINHEVATGAGSAAPEPLEGDEGHPSTDVEQPDAPADPLDGQPAFDAEPEHRPLYGKHVLITAGPTREPIDPVRYIANRSSGKQGFAIAAAAANAGARVTLVAGPVWLETPPGVDRIDVESAREMADAVKKALPADAAIMVAAVADWRSKETAASKMKKRGSAPPALLLTENPDILATVATGNKRPKLLIGFAAETDDVVENAIAKRKRKGADWIVANDVSGDVMGGEANAVSIVTAHGVEDLPEAPKDEVAAALIERVGNALNAVEEGAYD; from the coding sequence ATGGGCGACCAAGCAGCCTTCAGGATACTGCTGGTGGTGGGCGGCGGCATCGCGGCCTACAAATCCTGCGAACTTGTCCGCCTGATCCGCAAAGGCGGCGGCGATGTTACCTGCGTGGTGACCGAAGGCGGTCAGCAATTCGTTACCCCGATGGCGCTGGCCGCGCTGAGCGAGAACGAAGTCCATACCTCGCTGTGGAACCTTAAAAACGAAGCCGAAATGGGACATATCCAGCTCAGCCGGGAAGCGGACCTGGTGGTGGTCTGCCCGGCCACGGCCAATATGCTCGCCAAAATGGCGATGGGTATTGCCGATGATCTGGCCACCACGCTGATTCTGGCTACGGACAAGCCGGTGATGGCGGTCCCGGCGATGAATGTGCGGATGTGGCAGCACGATGCCACGCAGCGCAACGTCCATATCCTGCGCGAATCCGGTGTGCGAGTGGTAGATCCCGACGTCGGCGCGATGGCCTGCGGGGAATTCGGCCCCGGCAGACTTCCCGATCCCGAGGTAATCTGGGACGAGATAGCGACCTTGTTCGGCGTCGATAGCGGTGTGGCTCGTCCGGTGGGCGAGAATGACGGCGAGGGCGCAGGTGAAAGCGAGACTATCGCCTATTCCGCGCAGCACGGCGCCGAAGCCAGCGCAGGACTCAGCGGGCTGCTATCATCGATCATCCCGCGCTCCTTGCGCGACGATACGCCAGCCGAGGTGGCAGCCGACCAGGCCGATATGGAACGTGCCGAGCTGGAGCAGGCCGAGATGGAGCGGGCCGCGCTCGATGCCGTGCCCGATACCGGCGGACCCTTGCTGGCGCGCAAGGGCGGGGCGAATTCCGCGCCTCCCACCGATCCAGAGGCGATCAATCACGAAGTTGCCACCGGCGCAGGCAGTGCCGCGCCCGAGCCGCTGGAAGGCGATGAGGGCCATCCCTCGACCGATGTCGAGCAACCGGACGCACCGGCAGACCCGCTGGACGGGCAGCCCGCATTCGATGCCGAGCCCGAACATCGCCCGCTTTACGGCAAGCATGTGCTGATAACCGCCGGGCCGACCCGCGAGCCGATCGATCCGGTACGATACATCGCCAATCGCTCCAGCGGGAAGCAGGGTTTTGCAATCGCCGCCGCAGCCGCAAATGCCGGCGCGCGCGTTACTTTGGTCGCTGGTCCGGTGTGGCTGGAAACGCCGCCGGGGGTTGACCGGATCGACGTGGAATCGGCCCGCGAAATGGCCGATGCCGTGAAGAAGGCGCTGCCTGCCGATGCCGCGATCATGGTCGCGGCGGTGGCCGATTGGCGCAGCAAGGAAACCGCCGCATCCAAAATGAAGAAGCGCGGCTCTGCCCCCCCGGCGCTGTTGCTCACCGAAAACCCCGATATCCTGGCGACAGTCGCCACCGGCAACAAACGGCCCAAATTGCTGATCGGCTTTGCGGCGGAAACCGACGACGTGGTCGAAAACGCGATAGCCAAGCGCAAGCGCAAGGGCGCAGACTGGATCGTGGCCAACGATGTGTCAGGCGACGTGATGGGCGGCGAAGCCAACGCAGTCTCGATCGTGACCGCCCACGGCGTGGAAGACTTGCCCGAAGCGCCCAAGGACGAGGTCGCGGCCGCGCTGATCGAGCGAGTTGGCAATGCACTCAATGCAGTGGAAGAGGGCGCGTATGACTGA
- a CDS encoding DUF4345 family protein: MRLFLTAILFVAGLFFLITGLGFLIDPVAQADGFGIGADNNLGVAAIRGDMTAFFVVGAVCTIWGAWRRDGDILLVPAALFGIALLGRTITLFTHGSGDGFFLPMIVEAAMVVVLLIASRILPHREPLE; the protein is encoded by the coding sequence ATGCGCCTGTTCCTGACCGCCATATTGTTCGTGGCCGGATTGTTCTTCCTGATCACCGGCCTCGGCTTCCTGATCGATCCGGTTGCACAGGCGGACGGGTTCGGCATTGGCGCGGATAATAATCTGGGCGTGGCGGCAATCAGGGGCGATATGACCGCGTTTTTCGTGGTCGGCGCGGTGTGCACGATCTGGGGAGCATGGCGGCGCGATGGCGACATATTGCTGGTGCCCGCGGCCCTGTTCGGCATCGCCCTGCTGGGGCGGACGATCACGCTGTTTACACATGGCAGCGGGGACGGATTCTTCCTGCCTATGATCGTGGAGGCGGCGATGGTCGTCGTGCTGCTGATCGCAAGCCGTATATTGCCGCACCGCGAGCCGCTGGAATGA
- a CDS encoding Smr/MutS family protein, translating to MPIRSNTLDGHWNRKIKSGQIEPDFSLDLHGHTLDAAYNRLMSGMAQARSMGARVILVVTGKSRPVDAADRGTSRGAIRAKMLDWLAASDHGNSIAAIRKAHRRHGGEGALYLILRRG from the coding sequence ATGCCCATCCGGTCCAACACGCTCGACGGCCACTGGAACCGCAAGATCAAGTCCGGACAGATCGAACCCGATTTCAGCCTCGACCTGCACGGCCATACGCTCGATGCGGCCTATAACCGGCTGATGAGCGGTATGGCGCAGGCGCGCAGCATGGGTGCACGGGTTATTCTGGTGGTGACGGGCAAATCGCGCCCGGTCGACGCGGCGGACCGGGGCACGTCGCGCGGCGCGATCCGGGCCAAGATGCTCGATTGGCTGGCAGCCAGCGATCACGGCAATTCCATCGCCGCGATACGAAAAGCGCACCGCCGCCACGGGGGCGAGGGTGCGCTTTACCTGATCTTGCGCAGGGGTTGA
- the ubiB gene encoding 2-polyprenylphenol 6-hydroxylase, translated as MTRPATHIWRLLKWGRTLARHGALRGIERDPNTPGPVKRLARIARFGTFQPAAPDYAGAFREIGPAAIKLGQSLATRPDLVGEDAARNLLSLQDNLPPIPFDQIRRAIEASFESPLEDYFAEIDPQPVGSASIAQVHRAVTTDGRQAAVKVLRPGIRERFASDIATYEWAAAHLEALGGEAARLRPRLTIANFKRWTNRELDLRREAASASELADAMRGIEGYRIPDIDWDRTNGRVMTIEWIDGIKISDREALLAAGHDLPDLAKRLVLAFLTQAISAGFFHADMHQGNLFVRADGTIVAIDFGIMGRIDRQARQWLAEILYGLTTGNYKRVAEIHFEAQYVPSYHSVDEFATALRAVGEPMRGKPVSELSVGQMLDGLFAITRDFDMQTQPHLLLLQKTMVMVEGIATQLDPQINMWDVSAPFVREWIRGELGPEAALADRIREDTDTLLRIPALVRRLEQQYPPRGGAPDPPPLPEVELMWTRRQRKARGWPGYLLAAMAGGAAIAGATAMGWIG; from the coding sequence ATGACCCGCCCTGCCACGCATATCTGGCGGCTGCTGAAATGGGGCCGGACATTGGCGCGCCACGGCGCGCTGCGCGGGATCGAGCGCGACCCGAACACGCCCGGCCCGGTCAAGCGCCTGGCGAGAATCGCTCGCTTCGGCACGTTCCAGCCTGCCGCGCCCGATTATGCCGGAGCGTTTCGCGAAATCGGGCCTGCTGCGATCAAGCTGGGCCAGTCGCTGGCGACCCGGCCCGATCTGGTGGGGGAGGATGCCGCGCGCAACCTGCTCTCGCTGCAGGATAACCTTCCGCCGATACCGTTCGACCAGATTCGCCGAGCGATCGAAGCCAGCTTCGAAAGTCCGCTGGAAGACTATTTTGCCGAGATCGATCCCCAGCCGGTTGGCTCTGCCTCCATTGCGCAGGTCCACCGCGCGGTGACCACAGATGGGCGGCAGGCTGCGGTGAAAGTGCTGCGCCCCGGCATCCGCGAACGCTTTGCCAGCGATATTGCGACCTATGAATGGGCGGCGGCTCATCTCGAGGCTTTGGGCGGGGAGGCCGCCAGGCTGCGGCCGCGGCTGACCATCGCCAATTTCAAACGCTGGACCAATCGCGAGCTGGACCTGCGGCGCGAAGCTGCCAGCGCCAGCGAACTGGCCGATGCGATGCGCGGGATCGAGGGATACCGTATTCCCGATATCGACTGGGACCGGACCAATGGCAGGGTGATGACCATCGAATGGATCGACGGCATCAAGATTTCCGACCGGGAGGCTCTGCTGGCGGCGGGCCACGATCTGCCCGACCTCGCCAAGCGGCTGGTGTTGGCATTCCTGACCCAGGCGATCAGTGCCGGATTTTTTCATGCGGACATGCACCAGGGCAACCTGTTCGTGCGCGCCGATGGCACGATCGTGGCGATCGATTTCGGGATCATGGGCCGGATCGACCGGCAAGCACGGCAATGGCTCGCCGAGATTCTCTATGGGCTGACCACCGGCAATTACAAACGCGTGGCGGAAATCCATTTCGAAGCGCAATATGTGCCCAGCTATCACTCGGTCGACGAGTTCGCGACCGCCCTTCGCGCGGTGGGCGAGCCGATGCGCGGCAAGCCGGTCAGCGAGCTGTCGGTGGGCCAGATGCTGGACGGCCTGTTCGCCATCACCCGCGATTTCGACATGCAAACCCAGCCGCATCTGCTGCTGCTGCAGAAAACCATGGTGATGGTGGAAGGGATCGCCACCCAGCTCGATCCGCAGATCAATATGTGGGACGTTTCCGCACCATTCGTGCGGGAATGGATTCGCGGAGAGCTTGGTCCCGAGGCGGCTCTGGCCGACCGTATTCGCGAAGATACCGACACTTTGCTGCGCATTCCGGCGCTGGTTCGCCGCCTGGAACAGCAATACCCGCCGAGGGGCGGCGCACCCGACCCGCCGCCATTGCCCGAGGTCGAACTGATGTGGACCCGCCGTCAGCGCAAGGCGCGCGGCTGGCCCGGCTATTTGCTCGCCGCTATGGCCGGCGGCGCAGCGATTGCGGGTGCGACGGCGATGGGCTGGATCGGCTAG
- the secB gene encoding protein-export chaperone SecB, which yields MAEEGDVLTDLNMDPAPNGADTSPVAGILSQYVKDLSVENPNAPDCYKWEAQPQIDLQFNIGAKPVDGEIHEVELKINVTAKSDQGNVYLIELAYCGLCGMRNMPDEQMHAFMYAEAPRILFPFARRVIADATRDAGFQPLMLDPIDFNGLYVQQLQQKRAQENAAEGAPAAGN from the coding sequence ATGGCCGAAGAAGGCGACGTTCTCACCGATCTGAACATGGATCCCGCACCCAATGGCGCAGACACTTCACCAGTTGCCGGCATCCTATCGCAATATGTGAAGGATCTGTCGGTTGAAAATCCCAACGCACCCGATTGCTACAAGTGGGAAGCCCAGCCGCAGATCGACCTGCAGTTCAATATCGGTGCCAAGCCGGTCGACGGCGAAATCCACGAGGTCGAGCTGAAGATCAATGTCACGGCGAAGTCCGACCAGGGCAATGTCTATCTGATCGAGCTGGCCTATTGCGGCCTGTGCGGCATGCGCAACATGCCCGACGAACAGATGCACGCCTTCATGTATGCCGAAGCGCCGCGTATCCTGTTCCCCTTCGCCCGCCGGGTGATTGCCGACGCCACCCGCGATGCGGGCTTCCAGCCGCTGATGCTCGATCCGATCGATTTCAACGGCCTGTATGTCCAGCAATTGCAGCAAAAGCGCGCGCAAGAAAATGCCGCCGAGGGCGCGCCGGCGGCAGGCAACTGA
- a CDS encoding Tim44/TimA family putative adaptor protein yields the protein MTYEIVILAMIAAFLGMRLYSVLGKRAEGEEEFTPRHFESPKQADPRTEDAPRSITPPQRNPELESVVPAVERGVNEIASADRSFDLLGFMEGARGAYAMVLEAFWRGDKEALRQLCDDDVYASFASAIDAREEAGHTLDNKLIRVEDSKVHSAMMDGRTARIAVLFVSDIAAVTRDKDGNVVAGSLDDAVESRDIWTFSRDVTSAGPDWILDETDEG from the coding sequence TTGACTTACGAAATCGTAATCCTCGCCATGATCGCCGCGTTCCTCGGTATGCGGCTGTATTCCGTGCTCGGCAAGCGCGCCGAGGGCGAGGAAGAATTCACGCCCCGCCATTTCGAATCGCCCAAACAGGCCGATCCGCGCACCGAGGATGCGCCGCGCAGCATCACCCCGCCGCAGCGCAATCCGGAACTGGAAAGCGTGGTCCCCGCAGTCGAGCGCGGGGTGAACGAGATTGCCTCTGCCGATCGCAGCTTCGATCTGCTCGGCTTTATGGAAGGCGCGCGCGGTGCCTATGCCATGGTTCTCGAGGCGTTCTGGCGTGGTGACAAGGAAGCACTGCGCCAGCTGTGCGATGATGATGTCTATGCCAGCTTCGCCTCTGCCATCGATGCGCGCGAAGAAGCGGGCCATACGCTGGACAACAAGCTGATCCGGGTGGAAGATTCCAAGGTCCATTCCGCCATGATGGATGGTCGCACGGCGCGAATCGCGGTGCTGTTCGTGTCCGATATTGCAGCGGTCACGCGCGACAAGGATGGCAATGTGGTTGCCGGTTCGCTGGACGATGCGGTGGAAAGCCGGGACATCTGGACCTTCAGCCGCGACGTTACCTCTGCCGGGCCGGACTGGATTCTCGACGAAACAGACGAAGGCTAG
- a CDS encoding DUF4136 domain-containing protein — MTDTKFNWSRAAKLAAAPLMLGTVAACATPFKADVSRFATQLPAPQGQTFAVVADDPALAGGLEFALYADYVEAEMARLGYVQAAGPENANLLVRFDYDVDNGRERVRSTGSGFYDPFYSSWYGYRPIGYSRLGYRSRYRGYGGFRGGPWAFGYHDPFFDGPQVRSYTVYTSEIDLKIDNTATGERLFEGSAEAVSRSDRLQYLVPNLVDAMFTDFPGNSGETVRISIAPEDRSKKVRRID; from the coding sequence ATGACCGATACGAAATTCAACTGGAGCCGCGCAGCCAAGCTTGCCGCCGCTCCGCTCATGCTGGGCACCGTTGCTGCGTGCGCCACGCCGTTCAAGGCAGACGTTTCGCGTTTCGCTACGCAATTGCCTGCGCCGCAGGGCCAGACATTCGCCGTGGTGGCGGACGATCCGGCACTGGCGGGCGGCCTCGAATTCGCGCTTTATGCCGATTATGTCGAGGCGGAAATGGCGCGGCTTGGTTACGTCCAAGCGGCCGGGCCGGAAAATGCCAATCTGCTGGTCCGCTTCGATTACGACGTCGATAATGGGCGCGAGCGGGTCCGCAGCACGGGCAGCGGTTTCTACGATCCATTCTACAGCTCGTGGTATGGATACCGTCCGATCGGCTATTCGCGGTTGGGTTATCGCTCACGCTATCGCGGCTATGGCGGGTTCCGCGGCGGGCCGTGGGCGTTCGGGTATCACGATCCGTTTTTCGATGGGCCGCAAGTGCGCAGCTATACCGTCTACACCAGCGAAATCGACCTGAAGATCGACAACACCGCCACAGGTGAACGTCTGTTCGAAGGCAGCGCAGAGGCCGTGAGCCGGTCAGACCGTTTGCAATATCTGGTGCCGAACCTGGTCGACGCGATGTTCACCGACTTCCCCGGAAACTCCGGCGAAACGGTTCGCATCTCGATCGCACCGGAAGATCGCAGCAAGAAAGTCCGCCGCATCGATTGA